The following proteins are co-located in the Prionailurus viverrinus isolate Anna chromosome A1, UM_Priviv_1.0, whole genome shotgun sequence genome:
- the LOC125152816 gene encoding dihydrofolate reductase, which yields MVRPLNCIVAVSQNMGIGKNGDLPWPPLRNEFKYFQRMTTTSSVEGKQNLVIMGRKTWFSIPEKNRPLKDRINIVLSRDLKEPPQGAHFLAKSLDDALELTEQPELAHKVDMVWVVGGSSVYKEAMNRPGHVRLFVTRIMQEFESDTFFPEIDLEKYKLLPEYPGVLSDIQEEKSIKYKFEVYEKNN from the coding sequence ATGGTTCGTCCGCTAAACTGTATCGTCGCTGTGTCCCAGAACATGGGCATCGGCAAGAACGGGGACCTGCCCTGGCCGCCGCTCAGGAATGAATTCAAGTATTTCCAAAGGATGACCACAACCTCATCCGTAGAAGGTAAACAGAATTTGGTGATTATGGGTAGAAAGACATGGTTCTCTATTCCGGAGAAGAATCGACCTTTAAAGGACAGAATTAACATAGTTCTCAGTAGAGACCTCAAGGAACCTCCACAAGGAGCTCATTTTCTTGCCAAAAGTCTGGATGATGCCTTAGAACTGACTGAGCAACCAGAATTAGCACATAAAGTGGACATGGTTTGGGTAGTGGGAGGCAGTTCTGTTTATAAGGAAGCCATGAACAGGCCAGGCCACGTTAGACTATTTGTGACAAGGATTATGCAGGAGTTTGAAAGTGAcacattttttccagaaattgaTTTGGAGAAATATAAACTTCTCCCAGAATACCCAGGTGTTCTTTCTGATATCCAGGAGGAGAAAAGCATTAAGTACAAATTTGAAGTATATGAGAAGAACAATTAA